A part of Liolophura sinensis isolate JHLJ2023 chromosome 1, CUHK_Ljap_v2, whole genome shotgun sequence genomic DNA contains:
- the LOC135482338 gene encoding uncharacterized protein LOC135482338 isoform X1, whose translation MFQPPIFPMHSASALRQKSGLATDPGQTPNPRDRTSLPRHCSMPNIIGFDGVGLGTLDTRKNNGYFPPRKLKSSKGTPRMTPTTRSQQLSPDNSLALETRLGVTSPRPLTGNSSSASDVYMKRDRFRPKKSRETPRTGGRFSARYTPDPSANVKVPEKLTFQKSKGEEEIFTGDLSYLTKPKAVEPGRCSPWVYRYKVKRSMNNLAKIMASQPNSTTMGYRLAR comes from the exons ATGTTTCAGCCACCAATCTTTCCCATGCATTCCGCCTCGGCGCTCCGACAAAAGAGCGGGCTCGCTACCGACCCTGGGCAAACCCCAAACCCTCGGGATAGGACGTCTTTACCTCGTCACTGCAGCATGCCAAACATTATAGGTTTTGACGGAGTCGGTCTGGGTACTCTTGACACCAGGAAAAACAATGGCTACTTTCCACCCAGGAAACTAAAATCATCGAAGGGCACCCCAAGAATGACACCAACCACACGAAGTCAACAG CTCAGTCCTGACAACTCACTTGCCCTGGAAACGCGCTTAGGCGTGACGTCACCACGACCTCTCACCGGCAATTCGTCGTCTGCTAGTGATGTCTACATGAAACGGGACCGATTCCGGCCTAAAAAATCTCGCGAGACCCCAAGAACTGGAGGGAGATTTAGTGCACGTTACACGCCTGATCCGTCCGCCAACGTAAAAGTCCCAGAAAAACTGACTTTCCAGAAATCCAAAGGTGAAGAGGAAATATTTACCGGGGATCTGAGTTACCTGACAAAACCAAAAGCCGTAGAACCAGGACGATGTTCACCATGGGTGTACAGATACAAGGTTAAACGAAGCATGAATAATCTGGCTAAAATTATGGCCAGTCAGCCAAATTCCACCACGATGGGATATAGGTTAGCCAGATGA
- the LOC135482338 gene encoding uncharacterized protein LOC135482338 isoform X2, producing the protein MHSASALRQKSGLATDPGQTPNPRDRTSLPRHCSMPNIIGFDGVGLGTLDTRKNNGYFPPRKLKSSKGTPRMTPTTRSQQLSPDNSLALETRLGVTSPRPLTGNSSSASDVYMKRDRFRPKKSRETPRTGGRFSARYTPDPSANVKVPEKLTFQKSKGEEEIFTGDLSYLTKPKAVEPGRCSPWVYRYKVKRSMNNLAKIMASQPNSTTMGYRLAR; encoded by the exons ATGCATTCCGCCTCGGCGCTCCGACAAAAGAGCGGGCTCGCTACCGACCCTGGGCAAACCCCAAACCCTCGGGATAGGACGTCTTTACCTCGTCACTGCAGCATGCCAAACATTATAGGTTTTGACGGAGTCGGTCTGGGTACTCTTGACACCAGGAAAAACAATGGCTACTTTCCACCCAGGAAACTAAAATCATCGAAGGGCACCCCAAGAATGACACCAACCACACGAAGTCAACAG CTCAGTCCTGACAACTCACTTGCCCTGGAAACGCGCTTAGGCGTGACGTCACCACGACCTCTCACCGGCAATTCGTCGTCTGCTAGTGATGTCTACATGAAACGGGACCGATTCCGGCCTAAAAAATCTCGCGAGACCCCAAGAACTGGAGGGAGATTTAGTGCACGTTACACGCCTGATCCGTCCGCCAACGTAAAAGTCCCAGAAAAACTGACTTTCCAGAAATCCAAAGGTGAAGAGGAAATATTTACCGGGGATCTGAGTTACCTGACAAAACCAAAAGCCGTAGAACCAGGACGATGTTCACCATGGGTGTACAGATACAAGGTTAAACGAAGCATGAATAATCTGGCTAAAATTATGGCCAGTCAGCCAAATTCCACCACGATGGGATATAGGTTAGCCAGATGA
- the LOC135481913 gene encoding cleavage and polyadenylation specificity factor subunit 4-like has translation MQEVVANVTNIKFDIEFALEQQLGAQPLPFPGMDKSGAAICTFYLRSLCSKGGACPFRHVKGDRTIVCKHWLRGLCKKGDDCEFLHEYDMTKMPECYFFSKFGLCSNKECPFLHIDPEKKIRDCPWYDRGFCRHGPNCKNRHVRRVICLCYLNGFCLEGPNCKFMHPKFDLPTSDPVAQAKKASIVCHFCGETGHKAANCPSMGHNAVRPQTVPVVHTQNESAPRPQVHTEPRRPLDQVTCYKCGEKGHYANKCPKGHLAFLSSSLAPQQT, from the exons ATGCAGGAGGTTGTTGCAAATGTTACCAACATCAAATTTGACATTGAATTCGCCCTTGAGCAACAACTCGGGGCACAGCCGCTTCCTTTTCCAGGGATGGATA AATCTGGTGCTGCAATTTGTACCTTTTATCTAAGGAGTTTATGCAGCAAAGGTGGCGCCTGCCCATTCAGACATGTGAAGGGGGACAGGACAATTGTGTGCAAGCATTGGCTCAGAGGACTGTGTAAAAAGGGAGACGACTGTGAATTCCTCCATGAATATGACATGACAAAGATGCCTGAATGTTACTTCTTCTCAAAATTTG GTCTGTGTAGTAATAAGGAATGTCCCTTCCTTCACATTGATCCGGAGAAGAAAATTAGAGACTGTCCATGGTATGATCGTGGCTTTTGTCGGCATG GACCTAATTGTAAGAACCGGCATGTCAGGAGAGTGATCTGTCTGTGTTACCTGAATGGTTTCTGTTTAGAAGGACCGAATTGTAAATTTATGCA TCCAAAGTTTGATCTTCCCACAAGTGATCCTGTAGCGCAGGCTAAGAAGGCTTCTATTGTATGTCACTTTTGTGGGGAGACAGGTCACAAGGCAGCTAACTGTCCCAGCATGGGTCATAATGCAGTCAGACCTCAG ACTGTTCCAGTAGTACACACACAGAATGAATCCGCACCTCGTCCCCAGGTGCACACAGAACCTAGAAGACCTCTGGACCAGGTTACTTGTTATAAG TGTGGTGAAAAAGGTCATTATGCTAATAAGTGTCCAAAGGGTCATCTAGCATTCCTTAGCTCATCCTTGGCCCCTCAGCAAACCTAA
- the LOC135482137 gene encoding jmjC domain-containing protein 8-like, whose amino-acid sequence MDRRLISGFLPVLIYFIEPILSSDSCSRSYTFDDGGWFTDEDKLIAQAGPCSIPVRDVTLSQEEFLSQYAFTQPVIIKGLTQHQAFQDVCRKEAMLKKFGDKIIRLSSANTYSYLKYDVSLRYYVDSIMKPQTLDMMGNETFYWFGDNNHTEWEELFSLYKPPPYRLPGLTGVYSFGLAGAGTGVPFHFHGPGFGEVVFGRKRWFLYPPEEKPTFDPNKTTLHWMMEDYPKLSEENKPMECTINQGELIYFPDRWWHGTLNIDTSVFISTFLGPS is encoded by the exons ATGGATAGAAGACTGATCTCAGGTTTTCTTCccgttttaatttattttattgaaccCATTTTGTCGTCAGATAGCTGTTCACGATCTTACACGTTTGACGATGGCGGTTG GTTTACAGATGAAGATAAGCTAATAGCTCAGGCAGGCCCTTGCTCAATTCCAGTCCGGGATGTTACCCTCTCTCAGGAAGAATTTTTGTCTCA ATATGCCTTTACACAACCTGTGATAATTAAAGGTTTAACACAACA tcaGGCATTCCAAGACGTGTGTCGGAAAGAGGCTATGTTGAAAAAGTTTGGTGACAAAATTATCAGGCTGAGCTCAGCGAATACATATTCATACTTGAAAT ATGACGTCAGCTTAAGATACTATGTGGATTCAATCATGAAACCTCAAACATTGGACATGATGGGCAATG agaCATTCTACTGGTTTGGAGACAACAATCACACGGAGTGGGAGGAGTTATTTTCCTTGTACAAACCCCCTCCGTATAGGCTACCAGGCCTGACAGGAGTATACAGCTTTGGACTGGCAG ggGCTGGCACTGGAGTTCCGTTTCATTTTCATGGACCAGGTTTCGGAGAGGTAGTGTTTGGTAGAAAG AGATGGTTTCTCTACCCGCCCGAAGAAAAGCCGACCTTTGACCCTAACAAGACGACGCTACACTGGATGATGGAGGACTACCCTAAACTAAGCGAAGAGAACAAGCCCATGGAGTGTACCATCAATCAGGGGGAG CTTATCTATTTTCCGGACAGATGGTGGCACGGCACCCTGAATATTGACACCAGCGTGTTTATTTCAACTTTCCTGGGACCAAGTTGA